The following proteins are co-located in the Doryrhamphus excisus isolate RoL2022-K1 chromosome 3, RoL_Dexc_1.0, whole genome shotgun sequence genome:
- the b3gat3 gene encoding galactosylgalactosylxylosylprotein 3-beta-glucuronosyltransferase 3: protein MKMRLKLKSVFVLYFMVSLLGLIYALMQLGQRCDCTGHDIPKERVISRLRGELHRLQEQMRKSGEIQQPQKDPKSSLPTIFVITPTYARLVQKAELTRLSQTFLHVPQLHWIVVEDSNHKTPLVRDLLAKSGLTYTHLHVATAKERKLQEGDPNWLKPRGVEQRNEALHWLRQETHKQQGVVYFADDDNTYSLQLFEEMRNTQRVSVWPVGLVGGMKYEKPVVEGGKVVRFHTGWRPSRPFPMDMAGFAVSLKLVLANPDSWFDGMAPMGFLESSFLQGLVTMDQLEPKADDCSLVLVWHTRTEKPKMKREEALQAQGLGSDPHVEV, encoded by the exons ATGAAGATGAGGTTGAAGCTGAAGTCTGTGTTCGTGCTATACTTCATGGTCTCTCTCCTGGGTCTCATCTACGCCCTCATGCAGCTCG GTCAACGTTGCGACTGCACAGGGCATGACATCCCCAAGGAGCGTGTCATATCGCGACTGCGAGGGGAGTTGCACCGCCTCCAGGAGCAAATGAGGAAATCAGGCGAGATCCAACAACCCCAAAAAGACCCCAAGTCCTCCCTGCCCACCATCTTTGTCATCACTCCCACATATGCCAG GCTGGTTCAAAAGGCTGAGCTGACCCGCTTGTCCCAGACGTTCCTCCACGTTCCGCAGCTCCACTGGATCGTAGTGGAGGACTCCAATCACAAGACGCCACTCGTGCGCGACCTTTTGGCAAAGAGCGGCCTCACCTACACGCACCTTCACGTGGCCACTGCCAAGGAGCGCAAACTGCAGGAG GGTGACCCCAACTGGCTGAAGCCTCGTGGTGTGGAGCAGAGGAACGAGGCACTGCACTGGCTCAGACAGGAGACTCACAAACAGCAGGGGGTGGTCTATTTCGCTGATGATGACAACACTTACAGCCTGCAACTATTTGAAGAG ATGAGGAACACGCAGCGTGTGTCTGTGTGGCCTGTGGGACTGGTCGGCGGGATGAAGTATGAGAAGCCTGTGGTGGAAGGAGGAAAG GTGGTGCGCTTCCACACCGGCTGGCGTCCCAGTCGTCCCTTCCCAATGGACATGGCTGGTTTTGCAGTGTCCCTCAAGCTGGTTCTGGCCAATCCGGACTCCTGGTTCGACGGCATGGCGCCTATGGGCTTCCTGGAGAGCAGTTTCCTGCAGGGTCTCGTCACCATGGACCAGCTGGAGCCCAAAGCGGATGATTGTTCCCTT GTGCTGGTGTGGCACACACGCACAGAGAAGCCCAAGATGAAGCGGGAAGAGGCTCTGCAGGCTCAGGGTCTGGGCTCAGACCCTCACGTGGAGGTCTGA